The Podarcis muralis chromosome Z, rPodMur119.hap1.1, whole genome shotgun sequence DNA segment CTGCATTCATGTACCTTCGCCTCCGTCAGCTGGACCAAGGTAGACTCTTTCGTTTTGTGGGCAAGTTGataaaaatacaagttaaaagatTAAggtaagatacaacattaaaacaattagggagcaatctctacataggaggagaaaggaaaaagaaaaagggggagggaatcaaactgattctgagccaaaggccaggtggaacaactctgtcttacaggtcctgCAGAAAGAGATCATATCCCatagggccctggtctcaagagacagagcattccaccaggccggagccagtgttgaaaaggccctggctctggttgaggctaatctaacttccttagggcctgggacctctagagtgttgctatttatggaccttgaggctctccgtggggcataccgggagaggtggtcccgtaaatacgagggccctaggccgtgaagggctttaaaagtcaaaaccagcaccttaaatctgaccctgtactgcaccgggagccagtgtagctggaacagcactgggtgaatatgctcccatggcagagaccctgtgaggagcctcgctgcagcattctgcacccgctggagtttctgggacagcttcaagggcagccccacgtagagcgaattacagtagtcaagcctagaGGTGACCtccatggatcactgtggccaggtcggggcgggaaaggtaagggaccaactgcttgatgcggtgaAGGTCGAAAAATGTTGCCTTgactgttgctgtaacctgcgcctccatggaaagggaggcgtcaaggattacacccagactcttaacggaaggcaatggcactaactgggcccccgcaagagaagggagttagtccctcatccccataccatcccaacccagccagaggacctctgtctttgaaggatttagtttcaattggttcccacgaaaccatccagccacagcttccaagcatctggtcagtgtgtccggggccgagTCGATGTGgtcatccatcagcagatagagctgagtgtcatcagcatattggtgacagcccagcccaaagctccggataatctgggcaaggggggcgcataaagatgttaaaaagcatcggggagagtattgcgccctgcggcactccacacaccaaggagtggcacgacgacaactccctccctagtgccaccctctgtccccgaccagagatcaaaagagcacagccatttatgggctatgccctgtatccccacatcGACGAGGCGGTGGTCCAAAAGATCTTGAtcaaccatgtcaaaggctgctgacaaatctaagagaatcagcagtcctgacccgcctcagTCCAGTTttctgcggagatcatctgttagggcgaccagagccgtcttggccccaaaaccaggacggaatccagactgaaatggatctaaagccgatgtttcctccagaaacctaccaagctgttcagcaactgctctctcaattaccttacccagatatgggagatttgaaactgggtggtaattggatagatctaaaggatctagtgaagttttctttaaaagcggacACACCATTGCTTCCTTCAGCTCCCTTGGGAATATCCCtgtgtcaagggacaaattgataatttcaaccaggggagTCCGTGCGATATCTGGGCacgccctaatcagccaagacgggcacggatcgaggaggcaggtggtgggcctaccagcttggaggagtctatccacatcagcagggagtatccgatcgaaatggtccaacactggacccgAAGACAgttgaggggcctccagttctgtcactgtatctaaattggcagggaggtcatggcagagcaacaggactttctccacaaaaaagctcgcaaatgcctcacagctgtgggtcgaatttgtgcttaaatttggttgtcctcctaaggacgttattgacctaattattctaaaaagttgtgctgggtgagagctagcggatgcaatggaagctgcaaagtaagatttcttagcagctttcatagccatctcataagctttcataagcgtcctataagatgttcttgaggctccatcacgagtccgtcgccatactcgctctagccgtctgagatcccacttcattttccggagctcctcggtaaaccaaggggcccggtttcgacagggtcgcagagggcgcttaggcgcaatctcattgatggctgccaagAACCAGTTATTCCAGTCCTCGACAAGGTCATCTATTGAgtcgccaggaggagcagggtccCTCAAGGCcagacggaatctatcaggatgCATCAGTCTTCGCGGGCAAGCCCAAATATGCTCGCCACCCGAGCAGGGGAGGAGCGGGAAGTTGATCTTGGCTTTCAGagtgtagtgatcagaccatggcacttccacagggGGGAGCATGATACATCTATGCCAGCACCAAAGATCAAAtgcagcgtgtggcctgcttgatgggtCGGGCCCataacaaactgggagagccccagtgttgccatggaagtcactacgttcagagcctgtgaggagggggcggcatcggcatggacgttgaagtctcccaaaaccAATAGGTTtaggaactccaaggcccagcctgccgccacctccagcaggtctgacagggtggctgccggTGCACTAGGTggtcggtacaccagccagacagccaagttctccttggtgccccacacgagaccaacacattcaatgccggagatTGCCGGTGGTGGCAGAGCCCTGAAAAAGCAATCCTCCCGGATTAACAACGCTACTCCtcccccccgacccacagtccgcaattgatggaggacagagaaacctgGAGGTGTTATCTCATGTAGGGAGATTACTTCGCCTTCCCGTACCCAGGTCTCTGACACGCAAGCCAGGTCAATCCCCTGCGACACAAAAAAGTCACACATGGTGGCAGTTTTattgcctatggacctggcattgcacaacaccaatgATGGAGGTGGGTAATCCCTGCTCGCCCTACCCTCgtcccttgggatggggcgtagATTGGAAGGGGTTCGAGGATCACTGCATCTCAAAACCCTTCGCCGATAGTTATATCTAGCCCCACCGCCATTCTTCCCTAGCCCTTCAATAGTGGGAATCCCAGACCCCATACTAGCCTCCCCAATAGAGGGGTAAGATCTCCTCACTAACAAGTCACTCTCTGGGCCAGGACTCTTGGGTCAGAATGGTATGGGGAAGAGGTGAAAGTTCGATAGGGTAATTATCCCTAGAAGATAAAACCCAACCAACGGCACCCTGTTCCCATAGAGTCGAATGCATCTCTGCGATGTTACATTATCGATGCACACTTTAATATAGGAGAGTATGGCATCTGTGTATCTATGCAGATCTTTATGTTCAAACACGCTCCAATCAGTGCTCTCAAAACAATCCTGGAGCTGACTAAGAGCACCCTCTGGCCAAATTCTAACTGTTTTTATAACTGACTGAATTCTCCTGAGAGGGATGTACTTCGGACATAGAAAAACTGAAGAATGGTTGGATGAGCCTAAGTGGGGGAAGGGGATTGCCCTGTATGCCTGTTTCAAACTGGAATACACGAGATCTAGAATATTCTGTCCTCTAGTGGGAAATTTCACAAACTGTTCAAACTTAGGAAAAACCGTCTTTAGGCAGGCTTGACTGAAGTCCCCTGCCACAACAAGGGCGCCCTGTGGGTGGATTTGTTGCTGCCTCTCAGAGATGACGTCATATAGTTTAGAAAGTGCCGCACTGACATTAGCATCAGGTGGAATATAAACAGCTATAATAATTATGACAGTTACTTCTCTAGGCAGATAAAATGGGCGACATGTAACTGCCATCAATTCTAGATCTGTGGAGCAATACATGCAAGCTACTTTGCTGTTAACGCACCAACCATTGTGTATGTAAATACAGACTCCTCCACCCGTAGCTTTACCAGAATCACTGTTTCTATCAGAGCGATAAATTATTTGATTTCTCAGCTCAACTACAGCATGCGGTACTGCCGAATGTAGCCAAAGGTAGCTTCTTTGATGTAGTTTGTTAATTTTTAGatagatcttaagggccaggaagagtGTTCACAAAGAGATGGTAAATACtacccatccttccttcctttattgctGTTTATGACCTCTGGGTTTGCTGAATGCATTCTTCCTTTTTAGTTCTGTTTTATTTACCCCAGAAGTATGCATGCTTAAATTAGTTTTGTAGTGTAACTTTGTCCCCACATGggtttttttgaaatgctcagaggaaatctgattggttcttacaaacactgggtaaaaagttcttttgtgaataaaacgacctgggccggagGGTGGACAGGAATTTTTATTATACGCActcttcccagagtcttgctggttcaagcctctgtgtgtattttattatcagagtccaatccttcctttactttgggaacgccTCAAGTGGTGCCACGTGTGAGGCAAAGCTAAAAGAAAACTTCAGTGTGTGAGGCAAATCTAAAAGGGAACCGTGTGAGGCTCGTAAGAAAACCTCAGCATGTGAGGCAAAGCTAAAAGAAAACCTCAGCGTCTGCGGCACAGCAAAAGGAAACCTCTGCAAAAGGAAGCCCCCAGGATTGGACTCTCCTCGGAGCTAGCAACCTGCTGTCCCTCGGTCACGGTGGATCATCTCCTGCAAAACAATTCCCGAACTTAGGATCTCATTCGCTCAGAATGAGCCCCAAAGACACGCGTCTATTACCCTTCAGGTGAGATCATGGGAAGCAAGCTTTCACATGTGCAAGAAAAGCATAgaaataatttgttatttttgctaGCTCAGGCAGGGCATGATAAGCATTTAGCATCCCTAGTAGAAAAAATTGTTGTTAGAGATTGCTAGACTGTGCCTCCAGTTTCCAGAGGGGTACTTATGACATTTAAGAAATGGAATGAGCTGGGAGATGCACTCCATAGACATTCTGAGGCATCTGTACAAGTCTTGCACACCTGGCATTTGTGTAGAGATGCAGTTGGAAAGCTCTCTAACCCTTTGCTCCAACCACCAGCTCTCTCTGTGAATGCTCCCACATTGTTGCAACCCATAGCTGCCTTTAAAAATACCAtaattttgtttcccccccccccccagcctctagATTTCCAGCCTCTCTCCTCTGAGGTTATGCCAAAGGTAATTCCATTGGCACATTCCTTTGCCAAAAAATTGCCTGGGTTGAATGTAAATTCCATGTCACCTACTTATTTAGTGGGCAATCCTCCGCAAGGGGCTCAGACCACAGCGCAAACATTGATTATTCCAAATATGGCAGAAGGAAGCAGTGAAGAAAAAATAGCTGATACCTTACCATTATTAACAGTCTGTCCTGTTGTTCAGAATGCACAGGAACAGAGAGCCCATGAATCATTGCCCTTCGCAGTTTTTAAATAACTGAAGCGAAGTGTGACAGAAAATGGCTTGCATTGCATTCTTGATGGGCTAAGAGGAGCCAGTACTTTAATTCCAAACCTTGAAGCCTCTGAAGTCTTATTGAAACAATTGGCTTGTGAAAATGAAAATGCTGATTGCAAGACTGCTCTTAAAGCGATGCGCCAGAAACAGAGATTGCTCAAATGATTAAGCCTTGCCAGAATATTGACACTGAGACTCACAAATCTCCCCTCTAGCAGCAGCTTTGTCTCCTTCAGTTCATCCTGCTAAAGACAGGTGGCCTTCCAGCCTGGGTTAAATGGGAGAACAAAGACTGTTGTGCCAGCTGATTGTCAGTCTTCCACATTAGCAAAGACAGTTGCTTTTAAcacactgtctcctgtggcagcTCTGCACCATGCCACTATGGTGGTTTATAAAATTAAGACATAGCATACAGGTCCGATTCCACCTTCATTCTTCATCGTTTATTGCAGActgttccttctcctttcctccctgaaCTTAAAATTCCTAATGAATTTACTTTACAGCGGTAGTAGAATTTTGGGGCACTCGTACACATGATTTTCCTTAATACATATTTTACCTACAGaactccatttccccccagacCCTACTGACAGAATAGTGATTTTAGAGGGGCTGCACTCTAATTTGCCTAACACTGAATTTGATATTGCTGTTTTTTCAAGCAGtctgtgtgtattttattatcagagtccaatccttcctttactttgggaacacCTCACACAGAACTTCCTTCAGCTTCAGTAAGGCCTAGCAGTGCTCTCATTCACCATTTTCGTGCCTGTATAGCTCTAAACTGGAGTTCTCTAAGGCACCACGGCATCTGGAACATCTTAATAGGCTGACCCAGGCTGGCTCGTGTTAATCTGCAAGCAGATGCCTGTATCTGCACCTGGAACATAAGTAGGGTCAAAGGGAGATTGGGAGCCAGAGATCTTGCTTCTCTTACAGTAGCCTCTATTCCCCTTGTGGGGTTGTTGATGGGGTGTGAGCTTGCAAGGCTAAAAGGGAGCTGTTGTGGACTTACCCCTGCTAACTGCCCCCAATTAAATATAGTGGACCCACCGCACAGTACACCAATTAAATGAATTTCTGCAATTTACCACAGGctatctgggggtgggggtgagggaaaCTTAGTCAAGAAGTCTCGCACAGGAGTTGATCAAGCAAGAAaagttttatttacaaaaaaataggTTGGAGAAACAAAGTTGGGtcaggagatgtgttctttcagGAAGAAGTTAACATTACCTAAActaaatacagtgttacctcgggttaagtacttaattcgttccggaggtccgttcttaacctgaaactgtttttaacctgaagcaccactttagctaatggggcctcccgctgcgctgcagcgtcacaatttcagttctcatcctgaagcaaagttcttaacccaagataatatttttgggttagtggagtctgtaacctgaagcgtatgtaacctgaagcgtatgtaacccaaggtaccactctataaaGGATATCACAGGCTTAAACACAGTTGTATATGCACAGCTTTTCTTACACTTCAGTTACTAAAAAATCACTTGGTACACTTCAGGTACAGTAggtgttatgagaattataaagtctaagatataaaataaatgttcataaatgtaccaagcaaatacaaaagtatataaaccatgtgtagTGAAGTTGGGAAATCTTTGTATGCTGAAACTTTGGTTCATGCAGGAGTGAGGCATTGTGGGAGAGTAAAAACTGTGGAATCCTGGGGAATGTGTATCTGGCTCTTTAATTGTAAAACACTCTGTCTTAGAAGTGTAAATCAAATTGCCTCCTGACTCTAGGCAGAATGCTATGTTATCTGTCCTAGTGTTGTATTCTTTAACACCCTTACATGGGTTTGGGATATACCATATtttgtgtgcatcctatggagcgaatgcaggctccttggcttcagcgatagcaatgtgaagcctccgaagtgcagagggagcgttcccagtcccaccaggagatactggggactgaacctgatgccttctgcttgctaagcagttgttctaccactcagctatggccctagctcacaatattgctgtcaggataacatggagaaggtggaggctgaagtgtgtatgctctgtggaggaaaggtgggatagaagtataagaaggaataaagtatgtaaactagcctataagtgaataaactacagtatatttttaacttactcttctaataatttgtatataaattataaaagtggtatataaattttgttaaataaaaaaagaggaaatgttcagactttcaaacagtatgttatgcctgagccttcattgGTGAAAAtcccaacagcattttcatgctcacaaacacctgatgaaggaaccattgtgacataacccattcaagcagagtcaaggggcaacaggctgtcaacagtggcagtagttggggGGCTCCCATCTATTGAAAAGCCACAGAAAGTCTTTTCATACTGCCTGAGGAATTAATCCCTTCTTTAACGTTCATAATTGCTGGATCGTTTTAACAGGACTGGAGCTAACATTTGCTTGGATTTGGCACCATTGATAGGGAACTGCCTGCTGCGTCCTCCGCTCTGAAgtcaccctggtctttgggcctccagcaccttcttcagCATGTCCAACCCATCTAAGAGGCGTATGATACTTGTGTTCCACTGGGTTAGGAAGAAGCCCCTGACAGAGAAGCCGTGCTCTACCATCTCggccagaccttctgcctctgcaccggcttgcaacactcctcacatttcaccctacttcaccaggagcaagacacaacccgCTCCGCTCAGGAGGTCCAGCAGGCGCAAGGTGCTGCGATTGCCGAATCTCACCGACCCCAAGTTTTTAAGATCCGTCATTGGCAGCGTTGGCCGGAAGAGAGCCCGCAGGGGTGGCAAGCAAAAGAAGACTCCAACGGGAacaggaaaaggggtgagggcTAGGCTAGAGGTAAGAAGGCTCCAAAGCTATTTGCGGGGTgggattgctttggaagatgccttctCACAATCTCTACCCTTGAACGAcgtaaggacataagaagtgcctgctggatgaggccacattggcctgtctagtccagcatcctgttctcacagtggccagccagaggcctGTGGAAACAAGAGCATTCTGTATTCCCttcctgcattttccagcaactaCTGTTCACAAACGTTACTGCCactgactgtggaggtagagcatagccatcgtgcctagtggccattgatagcctttcctgcataaaaccatccaagttggtggcggTCACAGCTTTCTGTGGGATTGagcttccagaggggtagctgagCATGCCTGCTGCAGGAAAAACAggcattaaaagcacatttctcccaaagaatcctgggaattgcagtttgtaaagggtgctacaAATTGTACCTGTGCGGTAGAAGggtaatctacagttcccaggattcttacagGGGAGAAGTGataatgcttttaatgtatggtgtgtacacagcctcaaatTAGCTCCACCAGCTCTGTAATACCAGAACAAAGATTATaatgcatattgttgttgttgttgttgtgcttttataaatattataaaacccATTCCTGCAAGCCATGTAGTCTGGAATAAACTCAGTCACCCCTCCCATCATTAATTGTTTCTActaggtggggaggggtgttggaTCTGCTTCCCTGCCTTGAAGAAAGGCGCAGGTCAGATGTGTGCCCAGACCTGGCCATGCTTCGCAAGAGAGGTGTGTTGGTTCAAGGTGGCCACGCTGCCTGCAACTTGCACTCCTTCCTGACGTGTCTTCCCCAAACCCCTTCTTCCAGAGGCTGTGCTGAAGTTTTCCATCACGTGGAACACAAACTCGCGGAACTACCTCGAGGCTCAGGCAGTGGTGGAAACCCTCCTCAACCATGAGATGCCAGAGAGCCTCTTGCAATATGAAGGGATCAAAGCAGCTATGGAGTCTCTCCTACCATACATGGCACTTCCAGAGGCTGGGCCGGTTACTGCAGGCCTCCATGTTCCTTGATTTCATGTGACAAAACATGAAGTTGCCTGACGCCGCCAAGTGGGACAAGGAGATGGACACGTgatgagctttatttatttatttatttatttattttattgaggacaaattagaaaaaaatacaattatacaaaaacaggaaaatacatgtaaccaataaaaaattagaaaacatTTTACCTCTTCTCATATTTACAATTACCGGTATTTACATCTCTACAAAGCAATAttcacaataaagaaaagaaatgaaaggtaaaatataaaagaaaagaacaagaagaagataaagaaaaggaagaaataagatcaagaatgagaattttaaaagtagataagtattcaCTATACACAGCCATTTCCAATCTATATTTATGTTCaattatgtattttaatcttaTCCTTATCTatcttaattaaaatatttttaaaagacttccaccgtttGCCTCACACGTTTTTGGTAGTCCATTTGTCAAaacctctgttcttcatattttttCTTTGGGTCTCCTTAATGTCTCGCTTCGTATTTTTTATATTACTCACAAGATTACTCTAAACACAATCAGATTTTAGTAGCCGAGCCCTGGTTTTGTAAGTAATCATTTAAATACTCCCATTGCTTCATGACCAtagaaagcagcgcttccccccaccgccagccccacaagctcggggggcagtgggaaggctgtgcgcagcctttgcgctgctccccgacctggtctttgaggctggcggtctTTGagcagcgctccccccccccccgccagccccaaagagcaggtcgaaaggaacccgaagcctctggagcccagcgggaactcctgctgcgctcctgAGGCTTctggttgccttcactgaagcctggagagcgagaggggtcagtgcactccggaggcttcgggtgaacGCTCCTTGAATGCgcagaacgcaccttgttttagagggggagaacaagaaaaaaaaccttctccccctctctgcg contains these protein-coding regions:
- the LOC144326222 gene encoding uncharacterized protein LOC144326222; this translates as MGSGIPTIEGLGKNGGGARYNYRRRVLRCSDPRTPSNLRPIPRDEGRASRDYPPPSLVLCNARSIGNKTATMCDFFVSQGIDLACVSETWVREGEVISLHEITPPGFSVLHQLRTVGRGGGVALLIREDCFFRALPPPAISGIECVGLVWGTKENLAVWLVYRPPSAPAATLSDLLEVAAGWALEFLNLLVLGDFNVHADAAPSSQALNVVTSMATLGLSQFVMGPTHQAGHTLHLIFGAGIDVSCSPLWKCHGLITTL